From a region of the Streptomyces sp. NBC_00193 genome:
- a CDS encoding transglycosylase SLT domain-containing protein: MTETSTPGHSRRLSMTKAHKLSIAGVATLGAAALAFSLVPANAAETQTTVATAPVAWSKVVDGAQAQAVQQHLTVQQVIAKQQAKVAKDAKDAAAKAKAEANAKKDREQKAAASRSANRVPVFANNLDGWIKEALFIMKREGIPGTYAGIHKNIMRESSGNPMAINNWDINAQNGIPSKGLLQVIAPTFKAYHVKGTKFDQYDPVANIVAACNYAADRYGSMDNVNSAY, from the coding sequence ATGACCGAGACCAGCACTCCCGGCCACAGTCGTCGTCTGTCGATGACGAAGGCGCACAAGCTTTCCATCGCCGGTGTAGCCACCCTGGGCGCCGCCGCCCTCGCCTTCTCCCTCGTCCCGGCCAACGCCGCCGAGACGCAGACGACCGTCGCCACGGCCCCCGTCGCCTGGTCCAAGGTCGTCGACGGTGCGCAGGCTCAAGCCGTGCAGCAGCACCTCACCGTTCAGCAGGTCATCGCGAAGCAGCAGGCCAAGGTCGCGAAGGACGCCAAGGACGCGGCCGCCAAGGCCAAGGCCGAGGCCAACGCGAAGAAGGACCGCGAGCAGAAGGCCGCCGCCAGCCGTTCCGCGAACCGCGTGCCGGTCTTCGCGAACAACCTGGACGGCTGGATCAAGGAAGCCCTCTTCATCATGAAGCGCGAGGGCATTCCGGGCACCTACGCCGGGATCCACAAGAACATCATGCGCGAGTCCAGCGGTAACCCGATGGCGATCAACAACTGGGACATCAACGCCCAGAACGGCATCCCCAGCAAGGGTCTGCTCCAGGTCATCGCCCCGACCTTCAAGGCGTACCACGTCAAGGGCACCAAGTTCGACCAGTACGACCCGGTCGCCAACATCGTCGCCGCCTGCAACTACGCGGCCGACCGCTACGGCTCCATGGACAACGTCAACAGCGCCTACTAG
- a CDS encoding S-adenosylmethionine:tRNA ribosyltransferase-isomerase, giving the protein MPPGLAARVPAEQRGPGRGRDSVRLLVSRGASEVSLHAFRELPGLLHAGDVLVVNTSATLPAAVDGRLGGEELVVHFSTRGEDGRWSVELRDHAGARDGVRGRGRGGEDGDREREPDRGGQGVTRPRAGGPAGAVVELPGGWRLVLEEPVAPGADRLWWARPAPTQGRPQEVPALLRSYGRPIRYAYTERDQPLSAYQTVFAVPRADGAGSAEMPSAGRPFTAELVAELVRRGVCFAPLTLHTGVASQEAHEPPYPERYEVPATTARLVNAARAAGGRVIGVGTTAVRALESAADGDGVVRAAGGWTGLVVTPERGVRVVDGLLTGLHQPGASHLLMLEAVAGREAVRRGYASAVANLCLWHEFGDVHLLLKDENGH; this is encoded by the coding sequence ATTCCGCCGGGTCTTGCGGCCCGGGTTCCCGCCGAGCAGCGGGGGCCGGGGCGGGGGCGGGACTCGGTGCGGCTGCTGGTCTCGCGGGGGGCCTCGGAGGTGTCGCTGCACGCCTTCCGGGAGCTGCCGGGGCTGCTGCACGCCGGGGACGTGCTGGTGGTGAACACCTCGGCGACGTTGCCGGCCGCCGTGGACGGGCGGCTCGGCGGCGAGGAGCTCGTCGTGCACTTCTCCACGCGGGGCGAGGACGGTCGGTGGTCGGTGGAGCTCCGCGACCACGCCGGGGCGCGGGACGGGGTCCGGGGCCGGGGCCGGGGCGGCGAGGACGGGGACCGGGAGCGGGAGCCGGACCGGGGCGGGCAGGGGGTGACCCGGCCGCGGGCCGGGGGGCCCGCCGGGGCCGTCGTGGAGCTGCCGGGCGGGTGGCGCCTCGTACTGGAGGAGCCGGTGGCTCCGGGGGCGGACCGGCTGTGGTGGGCGCGGCCCGCCCCGACGCAGGGGCGTCCGCAGGAGGTGCCGGCGCTGCTGCGCTCGTACGGGCGGCCGATCCGGTACGCCTACACCGAGCGGGACCAGCCGCTCTCGGCGTACCAGACGGTCTTCGCGGTGCCCCGGGCCGACGGGGCGGGCTCGGCGGAGATGCCGAGCGCGGGCCGGCCCTTCACGGCGGAGCTGGTGGCGGAGCTGGTGCGCCGGGGGGTGTGCTTCGCCCCGCTGACCCTGCACACGGGGGTGGCTTCTCAGGAGGCGCACGAGCCGCCGTACCCGGAGCGGTACGAGGTGCCCGCGACCACGGCCCGGCTGGTGAACGCGGCGAGGGCGGCGGGCGGGCGGGTGATCGGGGTGGGGACCACGGCGGTGCGGGCGCTGGAGTCGGCCGCCGACGGGGACGGGGTGGTGCGGGCCGCCGGGGGCTGGACCGGGCTGGTCGTGACGCCGGAGCGCGGGGTGCGGGTGGTGGACGGGCTGCTGACCGGGCTGCACCAGCCCGGGGCCTCGCACCTGCTGATGCTGGAGGCGGTGGCCGGACGGGAGGCCGTACGGCGCGGGTACGCCTCGGCCGTAGCGAACCTGTGCCTTTGGCACGAGTTCGGGGACGTCCATCTCCTACTCAAGGATGAGAACGGTCACTGA
- a CDS encoding GAF domain-containing sensor histidine kinase, with translation MDSGPRAPRAGGLAAVSTALLAMSRRLEVRDVLRTIVASARELLDAEYAALGVPDDHGGFAQFVVDGISEEQWRAIGPLPRQHGILAAMLHQDGPERLADVRKDPRFEGWPAAHPDMSDFLGLPIRDGEETLGALFLANKRSVPGDRHGFTDEDEELLSLLAQHAAIALTNARLYERSRELTIAEERSRLAHELHDAVSQKLFSLRLTAQAAAALVDRDPARAKDELQQVALLAAEAADELRAAVTELRPAALDEDGLVATLRNQVRVLDRAHTAHVTFTCDGVRALPAAQEEAVLRVAQEALHNALRHSAGDRIDVTLTRRETGGALLRVTDDGTGFSPPAVRRAGRHLGLVSMRDRAAGVGGRLTVRSEPGTGTTIELEVPGG, from the coding sequence ATGGACTCCGGACCCCGAGCCCCCCGCGCCGGCGGCCTGGCCGCCGTGAGCACCGCGCTCCTCGCCATGAGCCGCAGGCTGGAGGTCCGCGACGTGCTCCGCACGATCGTCGCCTCGGCCCGAGAGCTGCTCGACGCCGAGTACGCGGCCCTGGGCGTCCCGGACGACCACGGCGGCTTCGCCCAGTTCGTCGTGGACGGCATCAGCGAGGAACAGTGGCGGGCGATCGGCCCGCTGCCCCGCCAGCACGGCATCCTCGCCGCGATGCTCCACCAGGACGGCCCCGAGCGGCTGGCCGACGTGCGCAAGGACCCCCGCTTCGAGGGCTGGCCCGCCGCGCACCCCGACATGTCCGACTTCCTCGGGCTGCCCATCCGGGACGGCGAGGAGACCCTCGGCGCCCTCTTCCTCGCGAACAAGCGCAGCGTCCCGGGAGACAGGCACGGCTTCACCGACGAGGACGAGGAACTCCTCTCCCTCCTCGCCCAGCACGCCGCGATCGCCCTCACCAACGCCCGCCTCTACGAGCGCAGCCGCGAGCTGACCATCGCCGAGGAGCGCTCCCGCCTGGCCCACGAGCTGCACGACGCGGTCAGCCAGAAGCTCTTCTCACTCCGCCTGACCGCGCAGGCCGCCGCCGCCCTGGTCGACCGCGACCCGGCCCGCGCCAAGGACGAGCTCCAGCAGGTCGCCCTCCTCGCCGCCGAGGCCGCCGACGAACTGCGCGCCGCCGTCACCGAGCTCCGCCCCGCCGCCCTCGACGAGGACGGCCTGGTCGCCACCCTGCGCAACCAGGTCCGCGTCCTGGACCGGGCCCACACCGCGCACGTCACATTCACCTGCGACGGCGTACGGGCCCTGCCCGCGGCCCAGGAGGAGGCGGTCCTGCGCGTGGCCCAAGAGGCCCTGCACAACGCCCTGCGCCACTCCGCCGGCGACCGGATCGACGTCACCCTGACCCGCCGCGAGACCGGGGGAGCCCTGCTCCGGGTGACCGACGACGGAACCGGCTTCTCCCCTCCCGCCGTCCGCCGGGCCGGCCGGCACCTCGGGCTGGTCTCCATGCGGGACCGGGCCGCCGGCGTCGGAGGGAGACTGACCGTACGGTCCGAGCCCGGCACCGGCACCACGATCGAACTGGAGGTACCCGGTGGCTGA
- a CDS encoding response regulator transcription factor translates to MADTPGRSGGGTRSRSINVLLVDDHQVVRRGLRTFLEVQDDIEVVGEAADGEEGIARAEELRPDVILMDIKMPGTDGIEALRRLRTLENPARVLIVTSFTEQRTVVPALRAGAAGYVYKDIDPDALAAAIRSVHAGHVLLQPEVAGALLAEEGPGPSSGRGGNLTDREREVLNHIADGRSNREIARALVLSEKTVKTHVSNILMKLDLADRTQAALWAVRHGIAQ, encoded by the coding sequence GTGGCTGACACGCCGGGCCGTAGCGGCGGCGGCACCCGCAGCCGCAGCATCAACGTATTGCTCGTGGACGACCACCAGGTCGTCCGGCGGGGCCTGCGCACCTTCCTCGAGGTCCAGGACGACATCGAGGTGGTCGGCGAGGCGGCCGACGGCGAAGAGGGCATCGCCCGCGCCGAGGAACTGCGCCCCGACGTCATCCTGATGGACATCAAGATGCCGGGCACCGACGGCATCGAGGCCCTGCGCCGGCTGCGCACGCTGGAGAACCCGGCGCGCGTGCTGATCGTCACCAGCTTCACCGAGCAGCGCACGGTGGTCCCCGCCCTGCGCGCGGGCGCGGCGGGCTACGTGTACAAGGACATCGACCCCGACGCCCTCGCCGCCGCCATCCGCTCGGTGCACGCGGGCCACGTCCTCCTCCAGCCGGAGGTCGCCGGAGCCCTGCTCGCCGAGGAGGGCCCGGGCCCGTCGTCCGGCCGCGGCGGCAACCTGACGGACCGCGAGCGCGAGGTGCTGAACCACATAGCGGACGGGCGCTCGAACCGGGAGATCGCCCGCGCGCTCGTCCTGTCGGAGAAGACGGTGAAGACGCACGTCTCGAACATCCTGATGAAACTGGACCTCGCCGACCGTACGCAGGCGGCGCTCTGGGCGGTCAGACACGGCATCGCGCAGTGA
- a CDS encoding chaplin, with the protein MKNFKKATAVTMIAGGLLAAGAGVSSAHGGASAEGEALNSPGVAAGNQLQLPVHVPANVVGNSVNVIGLLNGAWGNTGVNN; encoded by the coding sequence GTGAAGAACTTCAAGAAGGCCACCGCCGTCACCATGATCGCGGGCGGCCTCCTCGCCGCCGGCGCGGGTGTCTCGTCGGCGCACGGCGGTGCGTCGGCGGAGGGCGAGGCCCTGAACTCGCCCGGCGTGGCCGCGGGGAACCAGCTCCAGCTCCCCGTCCACGTCCCCGCGAACGTGGTGGGCAACTCGGTCAACGTGATCGGCCTTCTCAACGGCGCCTGGGGCAACACGGGCGTCAACAACTGA
- a CDS encoding ABC transporter ATP-binding protein — protein sequence MSDVLELVDVSVVREGRALVDQVSWSVKEGERWVILGPNGAGKTTLLNLASSYLFPTKGSATILGSTLGKVDVFELRPRIGMAGIAMADKLPRRQTVLETVLTAAYGMTATWTEEYEEIDEQRARAFLDRLGMTPYLDRKFGTLSEGERKRTLIARALMTDPELLLLDEPAAGLDLGGREDLVRRLGRLARDPLAPSMIMVTHHVEEIAPGFTHVLMIRQGKVVAAGPIDLELTSRNLSLCFGLPLVVERNDSDRWTAQGLPLR from the coding sequence ATGAGCGATGTTCTGGAGCTGGTGGACGTATCCGTGGTCCGCGAGGGCCGGGCTCTGGTGGACCAGGTCTCCTGGTCGGTCAAGGAGGGGGAGCGCTGGGTGATCCTCGGCCCCAACGGCGCCGGCAAGACCACGCTGCTGAACCTCGCCTCCAGCTACCTCTTCCCCACCAAGGGTTCCGCCACCATCCTCGGCAGCACCCTCGGCAAGGTCGACGTCTTCGAGCTGCGCCCCCGCATCGGCATGGCCGGCATCGCGATGGCCGACAAGCTGCCCAGGCGCCAGACCGTCCTGGAAACCGTCCTCACCGCCGCGTACGGGATGACGGCCACCTGGACGGAGGAGTACGAGGAGATCGACGAGCAGCGCGCCCGTGCCTTCCTCGACCGCCTCGGCATGACGCCCTACCTCGACCGGAAGTTCGGCACCCTCTCCGAGGGCGAGCGCAAGCGCACCCTGATCGCCCGTGCGCTGATGACCGACCCCGAGCTGCTGCTGCTCGACGAGCCCGCCGCCGGTCTCGACCTCGGCGGCCGCGAGGACCTCGTACGACGCCTCGGCCGGCTCGCCCGCGATCCGCTCGCCCCGTCGATGATCATGGTCACGCACCACGTCGAGGAGATCGCCCCCGGCTTCACGCACGTGCTGATGATCCGTCAGGGCAAGGTGGTCGCGGCCGGACCCATCGACCTCGAACTGACCTCCCGCAACCTCTCCCTCTGCTTCGGCCTGCCGCTCGTCGTCGAGCGCAACGACAGCGACCGCTGGACCGCCCAGGGCCTGCCCCTGCGGTAG
- a CDS encoding NfeD family protein: MDIDAWVWWLIGAVGLGIPLVLTAMPEFGMFAAGAVAAAVTAALGGGVVAQVLVFVVVSVALLAVVRPIANRHRNQKPQHRSGIDALRGRSAVVLERVDASGGGRIKLAGEIWSARSLDADITFEPGQSVDVVEIDGATAVVM; the protein is encoded by the coding sequence GTGGACATCGACGCGTGGGTGTGGTGGCTCATAGGCGCGGTCGGACTGGGCATTCCCCTGGTCCTGACCGCGATGCCCGAGTTCGGCATGTTCGCCGCCGGAGCGGTGGCGGCCGCCGTCACGGCGGCCCTCGGCGGGGGAGTGGTCGCCCAAGTCCTGGTCTTCGTGGTCGTGTCGGTCGCGCTCCTCGCGGTCGTCCGCCCGATCGCCAACCGGCATCGCAATCAGAAACCCCAACACCGCAGCGGAATCGACGCGTTGAGGGGTCGGAGCGCCGTAGTCCTCGAACGCGTGGACGCGAGCGGCGGCGGCCGGATCAAGCTCGCCGGCGAGATCTGGTCGGCGCGCTCCCTGGATGCGGACATCACCTTCGAACCGGGTCAGTCCGTCGACGTCGTGGAGATCGACGGGGCGACCGCCGTCGTCATGTGA
- a CDS encoding SPFH domain-containing protein: MQPIIIVLIILVVLVFIALVKTIQVIPQASAAIVERFGRYTRTLNAGLNIVVPFIDSIRNRIDLREQVVPFPPQPVITQDNLVVNIDTVIYYQVTDARAATYEVASYIQAIEQLTVTTLRNIIGGMDLERTLTSREEINAALRGVLDEATGKWGIRVNRVELKAIEPPTSIQDSMEKQMRADRDKRAAILQAEGVRQSEILRAEGEKQSSILRAEGDAKAAALRAEGEAQAIRTVFESIHAGDADQKLLAYQYLQMLPKLAEGDANKLWIVPSEIGDALKGLSGAMGNFGPMGAASGFNPQPAGRDGAKDGGAGGGIPAARDKDAAERREQPPID, from the coding sequence ATGCAACCGATCATCATCGTTCTGATCATTCTGGTGGTTCTGGTCTTCATCGCACTGGTCAAGACGATCCAGGTGATCCCGCAGGCCAGCGCCGCCATCGTCGAGCGATTCGGCCGCTACACCCGCACCCTCAATGCGGGCCTCAACATCGTCGTCCCGTTCATCGACTCGATCCGCAACCGGATCGACCTCCGCGAGCAGGTCGTCCCCTTCCCACCGCAGCCCGTCATCACCCAGGACAACCTGGTCGTCAACATCGACACGGTCATCTACTACCAGGTGACCGACGCCCGCGCCGCGACGTACGAGGTGGCCAGCTACATCCAGGCCATCGAGCAGCTCACCGTCACCACGCTCCGCAACATCATCGGCGGCATGGACCTGGAGCGGACCCTGACCTCCCGCGAGGAGATCAACGCGGCCCTGCGCGGAGTCCTCGACGAGGCCACCGGCAAGTGGGGCATCCGCGTCAACCGTGTCGAGCTCAAGGCCATCGAGCCGCCGACCTCCATCCAGGACTCGATGGAGAAGCAGATGCGCGCCGACCGCGACAAGCGCGCCGCGATCCTCCAGGCCGAGGGTGTCCGCCAGTCCGAGATCCTGCGCGCCGAGGGCGAGAAGCAGTCCTCCATCCTGCGCGCCGAAGGTGACGCCAAGGCCGCGGCCCTGCGCGCCGAGGGCGAGGCCCAGGCCATCCGTACGGTCTTCGAGTCCATCCACGCCGGCGACGCCGACCAGAAGCTGCTCGCCTACCAGTACCTCCAGATGCTCCCGAAGCTCGCCGAAGGCGATGCCAACAAGCTCTGGATCGTCCCGAGCGAGATCGGCGACGCCCTCAAGGGCCTCTCCGGAGCGATGGGCAACTTCGGCCCGATGGGCGCGGCCTCCGGCTTCAACCCGCAGCCCGCGGGCAGGGACGGTGCTAAGGACGGCGGCGCCGGCGGCGGGATCCCGGCCGCTCGCGACAAGGACGCCGCGGAACGCCGCGAACAGCCCCCCATCGACTGA
- a CDS encoding sulfite exporter TauE/SafE family protein — protein MSIWESLAVFAAGIGAGTINTIVGSGTLITFPVLLATGLPPVTANVSNTLGLVPGSISGAIGYRKELQGQRARIIRLGAVSLVGGLAGAILLLTLPSDSFDTIVPVLIGLALVLVVFQPRLAAALRRRQEAAGGDTGHPDGGPLLLSGMLLSSAYGGYFGAAQGVLYLGLMGLLLREDLQRINAVKNVVAAMVNGIAAVFFLFVAEFDWTAVLLIAVGSTIGGQLGAKVGRRLPPTALRAVIVTVGIIAIVQLLLR, from the coding sequence ATGTCCATCTGGGAATCACTCGCGGTCTTCGCGGCCGGCATCGGCGCCGGCACCATCAACACCATCGTCGGTTCCGGCACCCTGATCACCTTCCCGGTGCTGCTGGCCACCGGCCTGCCGCCGGTCACGGCCAACGTCTCCAACACCCTGGGCCTCGTACCCGGTTCCATCAGCGGGGCCATCGGCTACCGCAAGGAGCTCCAGGGCCAGCGCGCCCGCATCATCCGGCTCGGCGCCGTCTCGCTCGTCGGCGGACTCGCCGGCGCGATCCTGCTCCTCACCCTGCCGTCGGACTCCTTCGACACGATCGTGCCCGTCCTGATCGGCCTGGCCCTCGTGCTCGTCGTCTTCCAGCCCCGGCTCGCCGCCGCCCTGCGCAGGCGCCAGGAAGCCGCGGGAGGAGACACCGGCCACCCCGACGGCGGCCCGCTGCTGCTGTCGGGCATGCTGCTCTCCAGCGCGTACGGGGGCTACTTCGGCGCCGCCCAGGGCGTGCTCTACCTCGGCCTGATGGGCCTGCTGCTCCGCGAGGACCTCCAGCGGATCAACGCGGTGAAGAACGTCGTCGCGGCGATGGTGAACGGCATCGCGGCCGTCTTCTTCCTCTTCGTCGCGGAGTTCGACTGGACGGCCGTCCTGCTCATCGCCGTCGGCTCCACCATCGGCGGCCAGCTCGGCGCCAAAGTCGGCCGCCGACTGCCGCCCACCGCTCTGCGCGCCGTCATCGTGACCGTCGGGATCATCGCGATCGTCCAGTTGCTGCTCCGCTGA
- a CDS encoding HNH endonuclease, producing MRDTLVLNASFEPLSTVTMNRAVVLVLQDKAVVEQAHPEFRVRAATMELPLPRVIRLCRYVRVPFRRHAPWSRRGVLIRDQHRCAYCGKRATTVDHVLPRAQGGGDTWLNTVASCSEDNHRKAARTPEEAGMPLLRKPFVPSPADAMLLALGVGGRDALPEWLERSA from the coding sequence ATGCGGGACACGCTGGTGCTGAACGCGAGCTTCGAGCCGCTGTCGACAGTGACGATGAACCGGGCCGTGGTCCTGGTGCTCCAGGACAAGGCCGTGGTCGAACAGGCGCATCCCGAGTTCCGTGTGCGCGCGGCCACGATGGAGCTTCCGTTGCCGCGGGTGATCAGACTCTGCAGGTACGTCCGGGTGCCCTTCCGGAGACATGCTCCCTGGTCACGGAGGGGGGTGTTGATCCGGGACCAACACCGGTGCGCCTACTGCGGGAAGCGCGCGACGACCGTGGACCACGTACTTCCGCGGGCTCAGGGGGGTGGGGACACCTGGCTGAACACGGTGGCCTCCTGCTCCGAGGACAACCACCGCAAGGCGGCCCGGACTCCGGAGGAGGCGGGGATGCCGCTCCTCCGGAAGCCCTTCGTTCCCTCGCCGGCCGACGCCATGCTGCTCGCGCTGGGGGTGGGCGGGCGGGATGCGCTGCCGGAGTGGCTGGAGCGTTCCGCGTAG
- a CDS encoding YbhB/YbcL family Raf kinase inhibitor-like protein: MAEQSRAPLPHDFHPAVHAFTVSSADLEPGADLGSAQVLSGGNVSPQLRWEGFPEGTKSFAVTCFDPDAPTGSGFWHWVLFDLPVSVTELPAGAGSGKFEGLPAGAVHVRNDYGTQDFGGAAPPAGERHRYVFTVYAVDQEKLGPGADVSPAVVGFNLRFHTLGRAQLVGEYEAPAG, from the coding sequence GTGGCCGAGCAGAGCAGGGCGCCGCTCCCCCACGATTTCCATCCGGCGGTGCACGCGTTCACCGTGAGCAGTGCGGACCTGGAGCCCGGGGCCGATCTGGGGTCCGCCCAGGTGCTGTCCGGTGGGAACGTATCGCCGCAGCTGCGGTGGGAGGGGTTCCCGGAGGGGACGAAGAGCTTCGCCGTGACCTGCTTCGACCCGGATGCCCCGACGGGCAGCGGGTTCTGGCACTGGGTGCTCTTCGATCTGCCGGTCTCGGTCACCGAGCTGCCGGCCGGGGCGGGCAGCGGGAAGTTCGAGGGGCTGCCCGCCGGAGCCGTGCACGTGCGCAACGACTACGGCACGCAGGACTTCGGCGGGGCGGCTCCCCCGGCCGGCGAGCGGCACCGTTACGTGTTCACCGTGTACGCGGTGGACCAGGAGAAGCTCGGTCCCGGTGCGGACGTGTCGCCGGCCGTCGTCGGGTTCAATCTGCGGTTCCACACACTGGGGCGTGCGCAGCTCGTCGGCGAGTACGAGGCTCCCGCGGGCTGA
- a CDS encoding sporulation protein, translating to MGFRKLFASLGAGGASVDTVITEPNVVPGGIVQGEVRIQGGSVEQQIEGLSVGLQARVEVEGNDQEYKQDVVFTKQRLGGAFQVQAGALHVVPFGLEIPWETPITHFGGRQLHGMNIGVSTELEIARAVDAGDLDAINVHPVPAQQAILDAFAQLGFTFRSADMERGHIRGTRQTLPFYQEIEFLPPSQYRGLNQVELTFVSDGREMDVVLEMDKKPGLFSEGSDTFRCFQVGLQSYQGTDWAAYLNQWISSVGSQRNWF from the coding sequence ATGGGGTTCAGGAAGCTGTTCGCGAGCCTGGGTGCCGGTGGTGCTTCGGTCGACACCGTCATCACCGAGCCGAACGTCGTGCCGGGCGGGATCGTCCAGGGCGAGGTCCGGATCCAGGGCGGATCCGTGGAGCAGCAGATCGAGGGGCTGTCCGTCGGGCTCCAGGCGCGGGTGGAGGTGGAGGGCAACGACCAGGAGTACAAGCAGGACGTGGTCTTCACCAAGCAGCGTCTCGGTGGTGCCTTCCAGGTGCAGGCGGGCGCTCTGCACGTGGTGCCGTTCGGGCTGGAGATCCCCTGGGAGACGCCGATCACCCACTTCGGGGGGCGTCAGCTGCACGGGATGAACATCGGGGTCAGCACGGAGCTGGAGATCGCGCGCGCGGTGGACGCCGGCGACCTCGACGCGATCAACGTGCACCCGGTGCCGGCGCAGCAGGCGATCCTCGACGCCTTCGCCCAGCTGGGCTTCACCTTCCGCAGCGCGGACATGGAGCGCGGGCACATCCGGGGGACGCGGCAGACGCTGCCCTTCTACCAGGAGATCGAGTTCCTGCCGCCGTCGCAGTACCGGGGGCTGAACCAGGTCGAGCTGACCTTCGTCTCCGACGGGCGCGAGATGGACGTCGTCCTGGAGATGGACAAGAAGCCGGGCCTGTTCAGCGAGGGCAGCGACACCTTCCGCTGCTTCCAGGTGGGGCTGCAGTCCTACCAGGGCACCGACTGGGCGGCCTACCTGAACCAGTGGATCTCGTCGGTGGGTTCGCAGCGCAACTGGTTCTGA
- a CDS encoding DNA-3-methyladenine glycosylase: MSARPDRTPLPRSFFDRPVLTVAPDLLGRTLVRRTPDGPMELRITEVEAYEGEADPGSHAYRGRTARNASMFGPPGHAYVYFIYGMWFSLNLVCGPPDHASGVLLRAGEVTVGAELARKRRVSARNDRELAKGPARLATALAVDRSLDGADLCSGTDSPLSLLTGTPVAPDLRSHGPRTGVGGAGAAHPYRYWITDDPTVSPYRAHAPRRRST, translated from the coding sequence ATGAGCGCGCGCCCCGACCGTACGCCCCTGCCCCGGTCCTTCTTCGACCGCCCGGTCCTCACCGTGGCCCCGGACCTCCTCGGCCGCACCCTGGTCCGCCGCACCCCGGACGGACCCATGGAACTGCGCATCACGGAGGTGGAGGCGTACGAGGGAGAAGCCGACCCGGGCTCCCACGCCTACCGCGGCCGCACGGCGCGCAACGCGTCGATGTTCGGTCCACCCGGACACGCGTACGTCTACTTCATCTACGGCATGTGGTTCAGCCTCAACCTGGTCTGCGGCCCGCCGGACCACGCGAGCGGTGTCCTGCTCCGGGCGGGAGAGGTCACCGTGGGCGCGGAGCTGGCCCGCAAACGCCGGGTTTCAGCCAGAAACGACCGGGAACTGGCCAAAGGCCCGGCTCGCCTGGCCACCGCCCTGGCCGTGGACCGCTCCCTGGACGGCGCGGACCTCTGCAGCGGTACGGATTCCCCCTTGTCCCTGCTGACCGGCACCCCCGTGGCGCCGGACCTGCGGAGCCACGGCCCCCGCACGGGAGTGGGCGGCGCCGGCGCGGCCCACCCGTACCGCTACTGGATCACCGACGACCCCACAGTGAGCCCGTACCGAGCCCACGCGCCACGCCGCCGCTCAACTTGA